A single region of the Phyllostomus discolor isolate MPI-MPIP mPhyDis1 chromosome 14, mPhyDis1.pri.v3, whole genome shotgun sequence genome encodes:
- the S100A9 gene encoding protein S100-A9 isoform X1, with protein sequence MPSLMECSINNVIKIFHQYSRQEAHTDRLNQNEFKELVQKELPNFLQKEGKENRNEAAIKEILEDLDTSGDKQLSFEEFAMLVAKLTEAAHEEMHKDGHRGHDHQHGKGFGESRGSCQSQGGQSQGGHSH encoded by the exons ATGCCGTCACTGATGGAATGCAGCATCAACAACGTCATCAAAATTTTCCACCAGTACTCCAGGCAAGAGGCGCACACTGACAGGCTGAACCAGAATGAATTCAAAGAGCTGGTGCAAAAAGAGCTACCCAACTTCCTCCAG AAAGAGGGA aaggagaataggaatgAGGCGGCCATAAAAGAGATCTTGGAGGACCTGGACACAAGTGGAGATAAGCAGCTGAGCTTCGAGGAGTTCGCCATGCTGGTGGCCAAGCTGACGGAAGCAGCCCACGAGGAGATGCACAAGGATGGCCACAGAGGGCATGACCACCAGCATGGGAAAGGCTTCGGGGAGAGCCGCGGCTCCTGCCAAAGCCAGGGTGGCCAAAGCCAGGGTGGCCACAGCCACTAA
- the S100A9 gene encoding protein S100-A9 isoform X2 — protein MPSLMECSINNVIKIFHQYSRQEAHTDRLNQNEFKELVQKELPNFLQKENRNEAAIKEILEDLDTSGDKQLSFEEFAMLVAKLTEAAHEEMHKDGHRGHDHQHGKGFGESRGSCQSQGGQSQGGHSH, from the exons ATGCCGTCACTGATGGAATGCAGCATCAACAACGTCATCAAAATTTTCCACCAGTACTCCAGGCAAGAGGCGCACACTGACAGGCTGAACCAGAATGAATTCAAAGAGCTGGTGCAAAAAGAGCTACCCAACTTCCTCCAG aaggagaataggaatgAGGCGGCCATAAAAGAGATCTTGGAGGACCTGGACACAAGTGGAGATAAGCAGCTGAGCTTCGAGGAGTTCGCCATGCTGGTGGCCAAGCTGACGGAAGCAGCCCACGAGGAGATGCACAAGGATGGCCACAGAGGGCATGACCACCAGCATGGGAAAGGCTTCGGGGAGAGCCGCGGCTCCTGCCAAAGCCAGGGTGGCCAAAGCCAGGGTGGCCACAGCCACTAA
- the S100A12 gene encoding LOW QUALITY PROTEIN: protein S100-A12 (The sequence of the model RefSeq protein was modified relative to this genomic sequence to represent the inferred CDS: substituted 1 base at 1 genomic stop codon) translates to MSERETGKTTKLEDHLEGIINVFHQHAVQVGDFDAFSKGELKQLITKELDNTIKNTKHQPTINRIFXELDNLDGQVMFSEFISLVASVPETGHENIHKH, encoded by the exons ATGA GTGAACGTGAGACTGGGAAGACGACTAAGCTGGAAGACCACCTGGAGGGAATCATCAACGTCTTCCACCAGCACGCAGTTCAGGTGGGGGACTTTGACGCCTTCTCCAAGGGTGAGCTAAAGCAGCTGATCACAAAGGAGCTTGACAACACCATCAAG AACACCAAACATCAACCCACCATTAACAGAATATTCTGAGAACTGGATAATTTAGATGGACAGGTCATGTTTAGTGAATTTATATCCCTGGTGGCCAGTGTGCCAGAAACTGGCCATGAGAATATCCACAAACACTAG